In a genomic window of Phyllostomus discolor isolate MPI-MPIP mPhyDis1 chromosome 5, mPhyDis1.pri.v3, whole genome shotgun sequence:
- the DVL1 gene encoding segment polarity protein dishevelled homolog DVL-1 isoform X1, with protein sequence MAETKIIYHMDEEETPYLVKLPVAPERVTLADFKNVLSNRPVHAYKFFFKSMDQDFGVVKEEISADNARLPCFNGRVVSWLVLAEGAHSDAGSQATDGHGDLPPPLERMGGIGDSRPPSFHPNVASSRDGMDNETGTESMVSHRRERARRRNRDEAARANGHPRGGRRRDLGLPPDSASTALSSELESSSFVDSDEEDNTSRLSSSTEQSTSSRLIRKHKRRRRKQRLRQADRASSFSSITDSTMSLNIITVTLNMERHHFLGISIVGQSNDRGDGGIYIGSIMRGGAVAADGRIEPGDMLLQVNDVNFENMSNDDAVRVLREIVSQTGPISLTVAKCWDPTPRSYFTVPRADPVRPIDPAAWLSHTAALTGALPRYGTSPCSSAVTRTSSSSLTSSVPGAPQLEEAPLTVKSDMAAVVRVMQLPDSGLEIRDRMWLKITIANAVIGADVVDWLYTRVEGFKERREARKYASSMLKRGFLRHTVNKVTFSEQCYYVFGDLCSSEWGLGGGALGRPAPAALTHCPLPPDLEALNLNSGSSGASDQDTLAPLPHPAPWPLGQGYPYQYPGPPPCFPPAYQDPGFSYGSGSAGSQQSEGSRSSGSARSAGGSSRRALGREQERRGPGAGGSGSESDHTAPSGAGGSGWRERPASQLSRGGSPHSQASAAAPGLPPLHPLTKAYSVVGGPPGGPPVRELAAVPPELTGSRQSFQKAMGNPCEFFVDIM encoded by the exons ATGGCGGAGACCAAGATCATCTATCACATGGACGAGGAGGAGACGCCGTACCTGGTCAAGCTGCCCGTGGCGCCCGAGCGCGTCACGCTGGCCGACTTCAAGAACGTGCTCAGCAACCGGCCGGTGCACGCCTACAAATTCTTCTTCAAGTCCATGGACCAGGACTTCGG GGTGGTCAAGGAGGAGATCTCCGCCGACAACGCCCGGCTGCCCTGCTTCAACGGCCGAGTGGTCTCCTGG CTGGTCCTGGCCGAGGGTGCTCACTCGGACGCTGGCTCTCAGGCCACCGACGGCCACGGcgacctgcccccgcccctcgaGCGGATGGGTGGCATTGGGGACTCCCGGCCCCCCTCTTTCCA CCCAAACGTGGCCAGCAGCCGGGACGGGATGGACAACGAGACCGGCACGGAGTCCATGGTCAGCCACCGGCGCGAGCGGGCCCGACGCCGAAACCGGGATGAGG CCGCCCGGGCCAACGGGCACCCACGGGGGGGCCGGCGGCGAGACCTGGGCCTGCCCCCCGACAGCGCGTCCACGGCGCTGAGCAGCGAGCTGGAGTCCAGCAGCTTCGTCGACTCCGACGAGGAGGACAACACGAGCCG GCTGAGCAGCTCCACCGAGCAGAGCACCTCCTCGCGGCTCATCCGGAAGCACAAGCGGCGGCGGCGGAAGCAGCGCCTGCGGCAGGCGGACCGC GCCTCGTCCTTCAGCAGCATCACGGACTCCACCATGTCCCTGAACATCATCACCGTCACGCTCAACATGG AAAGGCACCACTTCCTGGGCATCAGCATCGTGGGCCAGAGCAACGACCGCGGGGACGGCGGCATCTACATCGGCTCCATCATGCGGGGCGGGGCCGTGGCCGCGGACGGCCGCATCGAGCCCGGCGACATGCTGCTGCAG GTGAACGACGTCAACTTCGAGAACATGAGCAACGACGACGCCGTGCGCGTGCTGCGGGAGATCGTGTCGCAGAcggg GCCCATCAGCCTCACAGTGGCCAAGTGCTGGGACCCGACCCCCCGGAGCTACTTCACTGTGCCTAGGG CTGACCCTGTCCGGCCCATCGACCCGGCCGCCTGGCTGTCCCACACGGCGGCGCTGACCGGAGCCCTGCCCCGCTACGGTACGAGCCCCTGCTCCAGCGCCGTCACGCGCACCAGCTCCTCCTCACTAACCAGCTCTGTGCCTGGCGCCCCAC AGCTGGAGGAGGCGCCGCTGACCGTGAAGAGCGACATGGCCGCCGTGGTCCGGGTCATGCAGCTGCCCGACTCCGGGCTGGAGATCCGCGACCGGATGTGGCTCAAGATCACCATCGCCAACGCCGTGATCG GGGCGGACGTGGTGGACTGGCTGTACACGCGGGTGGAGGGCTTCAAGGAGCGGCGGGAGGCGCGCAAGTACGCCAGCAGCATGCTGAAGCGCGGCTTTCTGCGGCACACGGTGAACAAGGTCACCTTCTCCGAGCAGTGCTACTACGTCTTCGGGGACCTGTGCAGTagtgagtgggggctggggg gcggggccctggggaggcccgCCCCCGCCGCTCtcacccactgtcccctccccccagatctgGAGGCGCTGAACCTCAACAGCGGCTCCAGTGGGGCCTCAGACCAGGACACCCTGGCCCCGctgccccacccagctccctggcccctgggccagggctACCCCTACCAGTACCCAGGGCCCCCGCCCTGCTTCCCGCCCGCGTACCAAGACCCCGGCTTCAGCTACGGCAGCGGCAGTGCTGGGAGTCAGCAGAGTGAAG GAAGCAGAAGCAGCGGGTCCGCCCGGAGCGCAGGCGGGAGCAGCCGACGGGCTCTGGGCCGAGAGCAGGAgcgccgggggccgggggccgggggcagcgGCAGCGAGTCCGACCACACGGCCCCGAGCGGAGCAGGCGGCAGCGGCTGGCGGGAGCGTCCCGCCAGCCAGCTCAGCCGCGGCGGCAGCCCACACAGCCAGGCCTCAGCCGCTGCTCCAGGGCTCCCCCCACTGCACCCCCTGACGAAGGCATACTCGGTGGTGGGTGGGCCGCCCGGGGGGCCGCCCGTCCGGGAGCTGGCCGCAGTCCCCCCAGAGCTGACGGGCAGCCGCCAGTCCTTCCAGAAGGCCATGGGGAACCCCTGCGAGTTCTTTGTCGACATCATGTGA
- the DVL1 gene encoding segment polarity protein dishevelled homolog DVL-1 isoform X3 has product MAETKIIYHMDEEETPYLVKLPVAPERVTLADFKNVLSNRPVHAYKFFFKSMDQDFGVVKEEISADNARLPCFNGRVVSWLVLAEGAHSDAGSQATDGHGDLPPPLERMGGIGDSRPPSFHPNVASSRDGMDNETGTESMVSHRRERARRRNRDEAARANGHPRGGRRRDLGLPPDSASTALSSELESSSFVDSDEEDNTSRLSSSTEQSTSSRLIRKHKRRRRKQRLRQADRASSFSSITDSTMSLNIITVTLNMERHHFLGISIVGQSNDRGDGGIYIGSIMRGGAVAADGRIEPGDMLLQVNDVNFENMSNDDAVRVLREIVSQTGPISLTVAKCWDPTPRSYFTVPRADPVRPIDPAAWLSHTAALTGALPRYELEEAPLTVKSDMAAVVRVMQLPDSGLEIRDRMWLKITIANAVIGADVVDWLYTRVEGFKERREARKYASSMLKRGFLRHTVNKVTFSEQCYYVFGDLCSSEWGLGGGALGRPAPAALTHCPLPPDLEALNLNSGSSGASDQDTLAPLPHPAPWPLGQGYPYQYPGPPPCFPPAYQDPGFSYGSGSAGSQQSEGSRSSGSARSAGGSSRRALGREQERRGPGAGGSGSESDHTAPSGAGGSGWRERPASQLSRGGSPHSQASAAAPGLPPLHPLTKAYSVVGGPPGGPPVRELAAVPPELTGSRQSFQKAMGNPCEFFVDIM; this is encoded by the exons ATGGCGGAGACCAAGATCATCTATCACATGGACGAGGAGGAGACGCCGTACCTGGTCAAGCTGCCCGTGGCGCCCGAGCGCGTCACGCTGGCCGACTTCAAGAACGTGCTCAGCAACCGGCCGGTGCACGCCTACAAATTCTTCTTCAAGTCCATGGACCAGGACTTCGG GGTGGTCAAGGAGGAGATCTCCGCCGACAACGCCCGGCTGCCCTGCTTCAACGGCCGAGTGGTCTCCTGG CTGGTCCTGGCCGAGGGTGCTCACTCGGACGCTGGCTCTCAGGCCACCGACGGCCACGGcgacctgcccccgcccctcgaGCGGATGGGTGGCATTGGGGACTCCCGGCCCCCCTCTTTCCA CCCAAACGTGGCCAGCAGCCGGGACGGGATGGACAACGAGACCGGCACGGAGTCCATGGTCAGCCACCGGCGCGAGCGGGCCCGACGCCGAAACCGGGATGAGG CCGCCCGGGCCAACGGGCACCCACGGGGGGGCCGGCGGCGAGACCTGGGCCTGCCCCCCGACAGCGCGTCCACGGCGCTGAGCAGCGAGCTGGAGTCCAGCAGCTTCGTCGACTCCGACGAGGAGGACAACACGAGCCG GCTGAGCAGCTCCACCGAGCAGAGCACCTCCTCGCGGCTCATCCGGAAGCACAAGCGGCGGCGGCGGAAGCAGCGCCTGCGGCAGGCGGACCGC GCCTCGTCCTTCAGCAGCATCACGGACTCCACCATGTCCCTGAACATCATCACCGTCACGCTCAACATGG AAAGGCACCACTTCCTGGGCATCAGCATCGTGGGCCAGAGCAACGACCGCGGGGACGGCGGCATCTACATCGGCTCCATCATGCGGGGCGGGGCCGTGGCCGCGGACGGCCGCATCGAGCCCGGCGACATGCTGCTGCAG GTGAACGACGTCAACTTCGAGAACATGAGCAACGACGACGCCGTGCGCGTGCTGCGGGAGATCGTGTCGCAGAcggg GCCCATCAGCCTCACAGTGGCCAAGTGCTGGGACCCGACCCCCCGGAGCTACTTCACTGTGCCTAGGG CTGACCCTGTCCGGCCCATCGACCCGGCCGCCTGGCTGTCCCACACGGCGGCGCTGACCGGAGCCCTGCCCCGCTACG AGCTGGAGGAGGCGCCGCTGACCGTGAAGAGCGACATGGCCGCCGTGGTCCGGGTCATGCAGCTGCCCGACTCCGGGCTGGAGATCCGCGACCGGATGTGGCTCAAGATCACCATCGCCAACGCCGTGATCG GGGCGGACGTGGTGGACTGGCTGTACACGCGGGTGGAGGGCTTCAAGGAGCGGCGGGAGGCGCGCAAGTACGCCAGCAGCATGCTGAAGCGCGGCTTTCTGCGGCACACGGTGAACAAGGTCACCTTCTCCGAGCAGTGCTACTACGTCTTCGGGGACCTGTGCAGTagtgagtgggggctggggg gcggggccctggggaggcccgCCCCCGCCGCTCtcacccactgtcccctccccccagatctgGAGGCGCTGAACCTCAACAGCGGCTCCAGTGGGGCCTCAGACCAGGACACCCTGGCCCCGctgccccacccagctccctggcccctgggccagggctACCCCTACCAGTACCCAGGGCCCCCGCCCTGCTTCCCGCCCGCGTACCAAGACCCCGGCTTCAGCTACGGCAGCGGCAGTGCTGGGAGTCAGCAGAGTGAAG GAAGCAGAAGCAGCGGGTCCGCCCGGAGCGCAGGCGGGAGCAGCCGACGGGCTCTGGGCCGAGAGCAGGAgcgccgggggccgggggccgggggcagcgGCAGCGAGTCCGACCACACGGCCCCGAGCGGAGCAGGCGGCAGCGGCTGGCGGGAGCGTCCCGCCAGCCAGCTCAGCCGCGGCGGCAGCCCACACAGCCAGGCCTCAGCCGCTGCTCCAGGGCTCCCCCCACTGCACCCCCTGACGAAGGCATACTCGGTGGTGGGTGGGCCGCCCGGGGGGCCGCCCGTCCGGGAGCTGGCCGCAGTCCCCCCAGAGCTGACGGGCAGCCGCCAGTCCTTCCAGAAGGCCATGGGGAACCCCTGCGAGTTCTTTGTCGACATCATGTGA
- the DVL1 gene encoding segment polarity protein dishevelled homolog DVL-1 isoform X5, with amino-acid sequence MAETKIIYHMDEEETPYLVKLPVAPERVTLADFKNVLSNRPVHAYKFFFKSMDQDFGVVKEEISADNARLPCFNGRVVSWLVLAEGAHSDAGSQATDGHGDLPPPLERMGGIGDSRPPSFHPNVASSRDGMDNETGTESMVSHRRERARRRNRDEAARANGHPRGGRRRDLGLPPDSASTALSSELESSSFVDSDEEDNTSRLSSSTEQSTSSRLIRKHKRRRRKQRLRQADRASSFSSITDSTMSLNIITVTLNMERHHFLGISIVGQSNDRGDGGIYIGSIMRGGAVAADGRIEPGDMLLQVNDVNFENMSNDDAVRVLREIVSQTGPISLTVAKCWDPTPRSYFTVPRADPVRPIDPAAWLSHTAALTGALPRYGTSPCSSAVTRTSSSSLTSSVPGAPQLEEAPLTVKSDMAAVVRVMQLPDSGLEIRDRMWLKITIANAVIGADVVDWLYTRVEGFKERREARKYASSMLKRGFLRHTVNKVTFSEQCYYVFGDLCSSEWGLGGGALGRPAPAALTHCPLPPDLEALNLNSGSSGASDQDTLAPLPHPAPWPLGQGYPYQYPGPPPCFPPAYQDPGFSYGSGSAGSQQSEALD; translated from the exons ATGGCGGAGACCAAGATCATCTATCACATGGACGAGGAGGAGACGCCGTACCTGGTCAAGCTGCCCGTGGCGCCCGAGCGCGTCACGCTGGCCGACTTCAAGAACGTGCTCAGCAACCGGCCGGTGCACGCCTACAAATTCTTCTTCAAGTCCATGGACCAGGACTTCGG GGTGGTCAAGGAGGAGATCTCCGCCGACAACGCCCGGCTGCCCTGCTTCAACGGCCGAGTGGTCTCCTGG CTGGTCCTGGCCGAGGGTGCTCACTCGGACGCTGGCTCTCAGGCCACCGACGGCCACGGcgacctgcccccgcccctcgaGCGGATGGGTGGCATTGGGGACTCCCGGCCCCCCTCTTTCCA CCCAAACGTGGCCAGCAGCCGGGACGGGATGGACAACGAGACCGGCACGGAGTCCATGGTCAGCCACCGGCGCGAGCGGGCCCGACGCCGAAACCGGGATGAGG CCGCCCGGGCCAACGGGCACCCACGGGGGGGCCGGCGGCGAGACCTGGGCCTGCCCCCCGACAGCGCGTCCACGGCGCTGAGCAGCGAGCTGGAGTCCAGCAGCTTCGTCGACTCCGACGAGGAGGACAACACGAGCCG GCTGAGCAGCTCCACCGAGCAGAGCACCTCCTCGCGGCTCATCCGGAAGCACAAGCGGCGGCGGCGGAAGCAGCGCCTGCGGCAGGCGGACCGC GCCTCGTCCTTCAGCAGCATCACGGACTCCACCATGTCCCTGAACATCATCACCGTCACGCTCAACATGG AAAGGCACCACTTCCTGGGCATCAGCATCGTGGGCCAGAGCAACGACCGCGGGGACGGCGGCATCTACATCGGCTCCATCATGCGGGGCGGGGCCGTGGCCGCGGACGGCCGCATCGAGCCCGGCGACATGCTGCTGCAG GTGAACGACGTCAACTTCGAGAACATGAGCAACGACGACGCCGTGCGCGTGCTGCGGGAGATCGTGTCGCAGAcggg GCCCATCAGCCTCACAGTGGCCAAGTGCTGGGACCCGACCCCCCGGAGCTACTTCACTGTGCCTAGGG CTGACCCTGTCCGGCCCATCGACCCGGCCGCCTGGCTGTCCCACACGGCGGCGCTGACCGGAGCCCTGCCCCGCTACGGTACGAGCCCCTGCTCCAGCGCCGTCACGCGCACCAGCTCCTCCTCACTAACCAGCTCTGTGCCTGGCGCCCCAC AGCTGGAGGAGGCGCCGCTGACCGTGAAGAGCGACATGGCCGCCGTGGTCCGGGTCATGCAGCTGCCCGACTCCGGGCTGGAGATCCGCGACCGGATGTGGCTCAAGATCACCATCGCCAACGCCGTGATCG GGGCGGACGTGGTGGACTGGCTGTACACGCGGGTGGAGGGCTTCAAGGAGCGGCGGGAGGCGCGCAAGTACGCCAGCAGCATGCTGAAGCGCGGCTTTCTGCGGCACACGGTGAACAAGGTCACCTTCTCCGAGCAGTGCTACTACGTCTTCGGGGACCTGTGCAGTagtgagtgggggctggggg gcggggccctggggaggcccgCCCCCGCCGCTCtcacccactgtcccctccccccagatctgGAGGCGCTGAACCTCAACAGCGGCTCCAGTGGGGCCTCAGACCAGGACACCCTGGCCCCGctgccccacccagctccctggcccctgggccagggctACCCCTACCAGTACCCAGGGCCCCCGCCCTGCTTCCCGCCCGCGTACCAAGACCCCGGCTTCAGCTACGGCAGCGGCAGTGCTGGGAGTCAGCAGAGTGAAG CCTTAGACTGA
- the DVL1 gene encoding segment polarity protein dishevelled homolog DVL-1 isoform X4, whose amino-acid sequence MAETKIIYHMDEEETPYLVKLPVAPERVTLADFKNVLSNRPVHAYKFFFKSMDQDFGVVKEEISADNARLPCFNGRVVSWLVLAEGAHSDAGSQATDGHGDLPPPLERMGGIGDSRPPSFHPNVASSRDGMDNETGTESMVSHRRERARRRNRDEAARANGHPRGGRRRDLGLPPDSASTALSSELESSSFVDSDEEDNTSRLSSSTEQSTSSRLIRKHKRRRRKQRLRQADRASSFSSITDSTMSLNIITVTLNMERHHFLGISIVGQSNDRGDGGIYIGSIMRGGAVAADGRIEPGDMLLQVNDVNFENMSNDDAVRVLREIVSQTGPISLTVAKCWDPTPRSYFTVPRADPVRPIDPAAWLSHTAALTGALPRYELEEAPLTVKSDMAAVVRVMQLPDSGLEIRDRMWLKITIANAVIGADVVDWLYTRVEGFKERREARKYASSMLKRGFLRHTVNKVTFSEQCYYVFGDLCSNLEALNLNSGSSGASDQDTLAPLPHPAPWPLGQGYPYQYPGPPPCFPPAYQDPGFSYGSGSAGSQQSEGSRSSGSARSAGGSSRRALGREQERRGPGAGGSGSESDHTAPSGAGGSGWRERPASQLSRGGSPHSQASAAAPGLPPLHPLTKAYSVVGGPPGGPPVRELAAVPPELTGSRQSFQKAMGNPCEFFVDIM is encoded by the exons ATGGCGGAGACCAAGATCATCTATCACATGGACGAGGAGGAGACGCCGTACCTGGTCAAGCTGCCCGTGGCGCCCGAGCGCGTCACGCTGGCCGACTTCAAGAACGTGCTCAGCAACCGGCCGGTGCACGCCTACAAATTCTTCTTCAAGTCCATGGACCAGGACTTCGG GGTGGTCAAGGAGGAGATCTCCGCCGACAACGCCCGGCTGCCCTGCTTCAACGGCCGAGTGGTCTCCTGG CTGGTCCTGGCCGAGGGTGCTCACTCGGACGCTGGCTCTCAGGCCACCGACGGCCACGGcgacctgcccccgcccctcgaGCGGATGGGTGGCATTGGGGACTCCCGGCCCCCCTCTTTCCA CCCAAACGTGGCCAGCAGCCGGGACGGGATGGACAACGAGACCGGCACGGAGTCCATGGTCAGCCACCGGCGCGAGCGGGCCCGACGCCGAAACCGGGATGAGG CCGCCCGGGCCAACGGGCACCCACGGGGGGGCCGGCGGCGAGACCTGGGCCTGCCCCCCGACAGCGCGTCCACGGCGCTGAGCAGCGAGCTGGAGTCCAGCAGCTTCGTCGACTCCGACGAGGAGGACAACACGAGCCG GCTGAGCAGCTCCACCGAGCAGAGCACCTCCTCGCGGCTCATCCGGAAGCACAAGCGGCGGCGGCGGAAGCAGCGCCTGCGGCAGGCGGACCGC GCCTCGTCCTTCAGCAGCATCACGGACTCCACCATGTCCCTGAACATCATCACCGTCACGCTCAACATGG AAAGGCACCACTTCCTGGGCATCAGCATCGTGGGCCAGAGCAACGACCGCGGGGACGGCGGCATCTACATCGGCTCCATCATGCGGGGCGGGGCCGTGGCCGCGGACGGCCGCATCGAGCCCGGCGACATGCTGCTGCAG GTGAACGACGTCAACTTCGAGAACATGAGCAACGACGACGCCGTGCGCGTGCTGCGGGAGATCGTGTCGCAGAcggg GCCCATCAGCCTCACAGTGGCCAAGTGCTGGGACCCGACCCCCCGGAGCTACTTCACTGTGCCTAGGG CTGACCCTGTCCGGCCCATCGACCCGGCCGCCTGGCTGTCCCACACGGCGGCGCTGACCGGAGCCCTGCCCCGCTACG AGCTGGAGGAGGCGCCGCTGACCGTGAAGAGCGACATGGCCGCCGTGGTCCGGGTCATGCAGCTGCCCGACTCCGGGCTGGAGATCCGCGACCGGATGTGGCTCAAGATCACCATCGCCAACGCCGTGATCG GGGCGGACGTGGTGGACTGGCTGTACACGCGGGTGGAGGGCTTCAAGGAGCGGCGGGAGGCGCGCAAGTACGCCAGCAGCATGCTGAAGCGCGGCTTTCTGCGGCACACGGTGAACAAGGTCACCTTCTCCGAGCAGTGCTACTACGTCTTCGGGGACCTGTGCAGTa atctgGAGGCGCTGAACCTCAACAGCGGCTCCAGTGGGGCCTCAGACCAGGACACCCTGGCCCCGctgccccacccagctccctggcccctgggccagggctACCCCTACCAGTACCCAGGGCCCCCGCCCTGCTTCCCGCCCGCGTACCAAGACCCCGGCTTCAGCTACGGCAGCGGCAGTGCTGGGAGTCAGCAGAGTGAAG GAAGCAGAAGCAGCGGGTCCGCCCGGAGCGCAGGCGGGAGCAGCCGACGGGCTCTGGGCCGAGAGCAGGAgcgccgggggccgggggccgggggcagcgGCAGCGAGTCCGACCACACGGCCCCGAGCGGAGCAGGCGGCAGCGGCTGGCGGGAGCGTCCCGCCAGCCAGCTCAGCCGCGGCGGCAGCCCACACAGCCAGGCCTCAGCCGCTGCTCCAGGGCTCCCCCCACTGCACCCCCTGACGAAGGCATACTCGGTGGTGGGTGGGCCGCCCGGGGGGCCGCCCGTCCGGGAGCTGGCCGCAGTCCCCCCAGAGCTGACGGGCAGCCGCCAGTCCTTCCAGAAGGCCATGGGGAACCCCTGCGAGTTCTTTGTCGACATCATGTGA
- the DVL1 gene encoding segment polarity protein dishevelled homolog DVL-1 isoform X2 — protein MAETKIIYHMDEEETPYLVKLPVAPERVTLADFKNVLSNRPVHAYKFFFKSMDQDFGVVKEEISADNARLPCFNGRVVSWLVLAEGAHSDAGSQATDGHGDLPPPLERMGGIGDSRPPSFHPNVASSRDGMDNETGTESMVSHRRERARRRNRDEAARANGHPRGGRRRDLGLPPDSASTALSSELESSSFVDSDEEDNTSRLSSSTEQSTSSRLIRKHKRRRRKQRLRQADRASSFSSITDSTMSLNIITVTLNMERHHFLGISIVGQSNDRGDGGIYIGSIMRGGAVAADGRIEPGDMLLQVNDVNFENMSNDDAVRVLREIVSQTGPISLTVAKCWDPTPRSYFTVPRADPVRPIDPAAWLSHTAALTGALPRYGTSPCSSAVTRTSSSSLTSSVPGAPQLEEAPLTVKSDMAAVVRVMQLPDSGLEIRDRMWLKITIANAVIGADVVDWLYTRVEGFKERREARKYASSMLKRGFLRHTVNKVTFSEQCYYVFGDLCSNLEALNLNSGSSGASDQDTLAPLPHPAPWPLGQGYPYQYPGPPPCFPPAYQDPGFSYGSGSAGSQQSEGSRSSGSARSAGGSSRRALGREQERRGPGAGGSGSESDHTAPSGAGGSGWRERPASQLSRGGSPHSQASAAAPGLPPLHPLTKAYSVVGGPPGGPPVRELAAVPPELTGSRQSFQKAMGNPCEFFVDIM, from the exons ATGGCGGAGACCAAGATCATCTATCACATGGACGAGGAGGAGACGCCGTACCTGGTCAAGCTGCCCGTGGCGCCCGAGCGCGTCACGCTGGCCGACTTCAAGAACGTGCTCAGCAACCGGCCGGTGCACGCCTACAAATTCTTCTTCAAGTCCATGGACCAGGACTTCGG GGTGGTCAAGGAGGAGATCTCCGCCGACAACGCCCGGCTGCCCTGCTTCAACGGCCGAGTGGTCTCCTGG CTGGTCCTGGCCGAGGGTGCTCACTCGGACGCTGGCTCTCAGGCCACCGACGGCCACGGcgacctgcccccgcccctcgaGCGGATGGGTGGCATTGGGGACTCCCGGCCCCCCTCTTTCCA CCCAAACGTGGCCAGCAGCCGGGACGGGATGGACAACGAGACCGGCACGGAGTCCATGGTCAGCCACCGGCGCGAGCGGGCCCGACGCCGAAACCGGGATGAGG CCGCCCGGGCCAACGGGCACCCACGGGGGGGCCGGCGGCGAGACCTGGGCCTGCCCCCCGACAGCGCGTCCACGGCGCTGAGCAGCGAGCTGGAGTCCAGCAGCTTCGTCGACTCCGACGAGGAGGACAACACGAGCCG GCTGAGCAGCTCCACCGAGCAGAGCACCTCCTCGCGGCTCATCCGGAAGCACAAGCGGCGGCGGCGGAAGCAGCGCCTGCGGCAGGCGGACCGC GCCTCGTCCTTCAGCAGCATCACGGACTCCACCATGTCCCTGAACATCATCACCGTCACGCTCAACATGG AAAGGCACCACTTCCTGGGCATCAGCATCGTGGGCCAGAGCAACGACCGCGGGGACGGCGGCATCTACATCGGCTCCATCATGCGGGGCGGGGCCGTGGCCGCGGACGGCCGCATCGAGCCCGGCGACATGCTGCTGCAG GTGAACGACGTCAACTTCGAGAACATGAGCAACGACGACGCCGTGCGCGTGCTGCGGGAGATCGTGTCGCAGAcggg GCCCATCAGCCTCACAGTGGCCAAGTGCTGGGACCCGACCCCCCGGAGCTACTTCACTGTGCCTAGGG CTGACCCTGTCCGGCCCATCGACCCGGCCGCCTGGCTGTCCCACACGGCGGCGCTGACCGGAGCCCTGCCCCGCTACGGTACGAGCCCCTGCTCCAGCGCCGTCACGCGCACCAGCTCCTCCTCACTAACCAGCTCTGTGCCTGGCGCCCCAC AGCTGGAGGAGGCGCCGCTGACCGTGAAGAGCGACATGGCCGCCGTGGTCCGGGTCATGCAGCTGCCCGACTCCGGGCTGGAGATCCGCGACCGGATGTGGCTCAAGATCACCATCGCCAACGCCGTGATCG GGGCGGACGTGGTGGACTGGCTGTACACGCGGGTGGAGGGCTTCAAGGAGCGGCGGGAGGCGCGCAAGTACGCCAGCAGCATGCTGAAGCGCGGCTTTCTGCGGCACACGGTGAACAAGGTCACCTTCTCCGAGCAGTGCTACTACGTCTTCGGGGACCTGTGCAGTa atctgGAGGCGCTGAACCTCAACAGCGGCTCCAGTGGGGCCTCAGACCAGGACACCCTGGCCCCGctgccccacccagctccctggcccctgggccagggctACCCCTACCAGTACCCAGGGCCCCCGCCCTGCTTCCCGCCCGCGTACCAAGACCCCGGCTTCAGCTACGGCAGCGGCAGTGCTGGGAGTCAGCAGAGTGAAG GAAGCAGAAGCAGCGGGTCCGCCCGGAGCGCAGGCGGGAGCAGCCGACGGGCTCTGGGCCGAGAGCAGGAgcgccgggggccgggggccgggggcagcgGCAGCGAGTCCGACCACACGGCCCCGAGCGGAGCAGGCGGCAGCGGCTGGCGGGAGCGTCCCGCCAGCCAGCTCAGCCGCGGCGGCAGCCCACACAGCCAGGCCTCAGCCGCTGCTCCAGGGCTCCCCCCACTGCACCCCCTGACGAAGGCATACTCGGTGGTGGGTGGGCCGCCCGGGGGGCCGCCCGTCCGGGAGCTGGCCGCAGTCCCCCCAGAGCTGACGGGCAGCCGCCAGTCCTTCCAGAAGGCCATGGGGAACCCCTGCGAGTTCTTTGTCGACATCATGTGA